A genomic window from Balaenoptera acutorostrata chromosome 20, mBalAcu1.1, whole genome shotgun sequence includes:
- the ARL16 gene encoding ADP-ribosylation factor-like protein 16 isoform X1: protein MATQEPDLTPRLSPLRAGAPPTSASACRLGCAHAHVRWPAREPRGGGPFRSPQTLGADWAAPTETVGTNLTDIVAQRRITIRELGGCMGPIWSSYYGNCHSLLFMVDASNPTQLSASCVQLLGLLSAEQLAEASVLILFNKIDLPCYMTIEEIKSLIRLPDLIAGAKQNITTVEISAWKGTGLSEVLRWLEDTHRTNG, encoded by the exons ATGGCGACCCAGGAACCCGACCTGACGCCGCGGCTCTCTCCACTGCGAGCCGGCGCGCCCCCGACTTCCGCTTCCGCCTGCCGCCTCGGGTGCGCGCACGCGCACGTTCGCTGGCCTGCCCGCGAGCCGCGGGGAGGCGGGCCTTTCCGCTCGCCCCAGACGCTGGGCGCAGATTGGGCCGCGCCCACTGAGACG GTGGGTACCAACCTAACAGACATCGTGGCTCAGAGAAGGATCACCATCCGAGAGCTGGGGGGGTGCATGGGCCCCATCTGGTCCAGTTACTATGGAAACTGTCATTCTCTCCTG TTCATGGTGGATGCCTCTAACCCCACCCAGCTCTCTGCATCCTGTGTGCAGCTCCTGGGTCTCCTTTCGGCAGAACAACTTGCAGAAGCATCGGTTCTGATTCTCTTCAATAAAAT TGACCTGCCCTGTTACATGACCATAGAAGAGATAAAGTCGTTAATCAGGCTCCCGGACCTCATTGCTGGTGCCAAGCAGAACATCACCACGGTAGAAATCAGTGCCTGGAAAGGCACTGGCTTGTCAGAAGTGCTGCGCTGGCTCGAGGACACCCACAGAACGAATGGTTGA
- the ARL16 gene encoding ADP-ribosylation factor-like protein 16 isoform X2, translated as MCLLLGATGVGKTLLVKRLQKLSSRDGKGDLGDLPPTRPTVGTNLTDIVAQRRITIRELGGCMGPIWSSYYGNCHSLLFMVDASNPTQLSASCVQLLGLLSAEQLAEASVLILFNKIDLPCYMTIEEIKSLIRLPDLIAGAKQNITTVEISAWKGTGLSEVLRWLEDTHRTNG; from the exons ATGTGTCTCCTGCTCGGGGCCACGGGTGTGGGGAAGACGCTGttggtgaaacgcttgcaga AGCTGAGCTCCCGGGATGGGAAGGGCGACCTGGGCGATCTTCCCCCTACGCGGCCCACG GTGGGTACCAACCTAACAGACATCGTGGCTCAGAGAAGGATCACCATCCGAGAGCTGGGGGGGTGCATGGGCCCCATCTGGTCCAGTTACTATGGAAACTGTCATTCTCTCCTG TTCATGGTGGATGCCTCTAACCCCACCCAGCTCTCTGCATCCTGTGTGCAGCTCCTGGGTCTCCTTTCGGCAGAACAACTTGCAGAAGCATCGGTTCTGATTCTCTTCAATAAAAT TGACCTGCCCTGTTACATGACCATAGAAGAGATAAAGTCGTTAATCAGGCTCCCGGACCTCATTGCTGGTGCCAAGCAGAACATCACCACGGTAGAAATCAGTGCCTGGAAAGGCACTGGCTTGTCAGAAGTGCTGCGCTGGCTCGAGGACACCCACAGAACGAATGGTTGA
- the ARL16 gene encoding ADP-ribosylation factor-like protein 16 isoform X3: MGPIWSSYYGNCHSLLFMVDASNPTQLSASCVQLLGLLSAEQLAEASVLILFNKIDLPCYMTIEEIKSLIRLPDLIAGAKQNITTVEISAWKGTGLSEVLRWLEDTHRTNG; the protein is encoded by the exons ATGGGCCCCATCTGGTCCAGTTACTATGGAAACTGTCATTCTCTCCTG TTCATGGTGGATGCCTCTAACCCCACCCAGCTCTCTGCATCCTGTGTGCAGCTCCTGGGTCTCCTTTCGGCAGAACAACTTGCAGAAGCATCGGTTCTGATTCTCTTCAATAAAAT TGACCTGCCCTGTTACATGACCATAGAAGAGATAAAGTCGTTAATCAGGCTCCCGGACCTCATTGCTGGTGCCAAGCAGAACATCACCACGGTAGAAATCAGTGCCTGGAAAGGCACTGGCTTGTCAGAAGTGCTGCGCTGGCTCGAGGACACCCACAGAACGAATGGTTGA